In Nicotiana tabacum cultivar K326 chromosome 17, ASM71507v2, whole genome shotgun sequence, one DNA window encodes the following:
- the LOC107818430 gene encoding mitochondrial ATP-independent inner membrane protease subunit 1a gives MGLGNLKQLTPFVKEAFQQTLLVAKFLCGLHVTNTYLCTFALTQGPSMLPTFNLTGDLVLAERLSTRFEKMQRGDVVLVRSPENPRKIVIKRLMGMGGDTVKYVAGPGNNDKEHTIVVPNGHVWIEGDNKFNTTDSRKFGPVPYGLVQGRVFWIVWPPEDFGSVGREVQ, from the exons ATGGGTCTGGGAAATCTGAAGCAATTGACACCTTTTGTCAAAGAAGCATTTCAACAAACACTACTCGTGGCCAAGTTCCTCTGTGGTCTTCATGTCACCAACACCTACCTCTGCACCTTCGCTCTC ACTCAAGGTCCAAGCATGCTTCCAACGTTTAATCTGACTGGAGATCTCGTTTTGGCCGAAAGGCTTTCGACTCGGTTTGAGAAAATGCAACGGGGCGATGTAGTGCTAGTGCGGAGCCCCGAAAACCCGAGAAAGATTGTGATTAAGAGACTCATGGGTATGGGTGGTGATACTGTTAAATATGTTGCGGGTCCTGGAAATAATGACAAAGAACATACTATTGTG GTACCAAATGGACATGTTTGGATTGAAGGGGATAACAAGTTTAATACCACTGATTCAAGGAAATTTGGACCTGTTCCTTATGGACTTGTGCAGGGCAGAGTCTTTTGGATT GTATGGCCTCCTGAAGATTTTGGATCAGTTGGAAGAGAAGTACAATAG